From the genome of Labrus bergylta chromosome 4, fLabBer1.1, whole genome shotgun sequence, one region includes:
- the xrn1 gene encoding 5'-3' exoribonuclease 1, with amino-acid sequence MGVPKFYRWISERYPCLSEVVKEHQIPEFDNLYLDMNGIIHQCSHPNDEDVHFRISEEKIFADIFHYLEVLFRIIKPRKVFFMAVDGVAPRAKMNQQRGRRFRSAKEAEDKIKKALEKGEVLPTEARFDSNCITPGTDFMVRLQDQLKYFVHNKGSTDKLWQNVKVYLSGHETPGEGEHKIMEFIRSENAKPGHNPNTRHCLYGLDADLIMLGLTSHEPNFSLLREEVRFGGKKNQKRITAPEETTFHLLHLSLMREYIDYEFSGLRNHLGSDYDLERIIDDWILMGFLVGNDFIPHLPHLHISHDALPLLYKTYISVLPSLGGYLNENGHLNLRNFEKYLEKLAEFDREHFSEVFVDLKWFESKVGNKYLNEAAGLAAEQEAASRDSKKEDSGLSLSDMITSEKVPAAGKGSAGEDEEEEDDMFETEFRQYKRTYYMTKIGVDVVSDDFLAAQAKCYVEGIQWILHYYYHGVQSWSWYYPYHYAPFLSDIRNISELKLTFDLGKPFMPFQQLLAVLPAASMELLPQAYRHLMTSESSPIIEYYPVDFKTDLNGKQQEWEAVVLIPFIDERCLLAAMELCNHQLTNQERARNCHTECAVYFYDQETDFTYSSSVPHLFPDIVHCHVRKEDIPMDAWHVPLSHRSRAVDRSALYFCGFPTLQHIKHKFYKKKSGVVVFQQSSRGENMMLEILHSKDDADPVCDDVAAQVLGKPVFVNWPHLEEARIVAVSDGEVKFCLDEPPGVQRVYDRPSTPPPTRVTYLSDKEQKDWVKDVQGLTEHFLKRKGITVNETAVVLYGQLLTGRKYVPKASGVVELEKQWAKQVLPFAFQTIVKDIQAFYSSLTCFKSLDELFPPSTAVFMVGNPYYGAMGEVQDSSDVIKDGRVRVVFNVPHEPQLETLIQNQHKYCVKYSPGYVLASRLGITSYLVSRFSGSIFIGRGSKKNPCGEQKANVGLNLKFNKKNEEVPGYTKRTEKEWLYSAAVEDLLAEYLDRFSEVFNLVSRNSHDDVFYEDDIWPGLEQNGAERVAEIVAWLKSHPVSSVSRASCDLQVLDSAIVEKIEEAVEKMKVKKSTKKVRVTVKPHLLFRPLEQQQGVVPDPDADYRMFDRVVNIRESFSVPLGLRGTVVGIKGAEREAEVLYEVLFDEEFAGGLNLRCTSPRGYRLPPCALINLSHGARGDLTSQKLTAIVKPQPSAAANFNSQRQLGGLNHSPRSPFIPTQHNNKQGVGKAAVHGNRNSPPKGFPQKQGKSKEEYSNVWQSLQSSGPPQKPPAHWQNNAPVGGIRLLKKDEDINSLFPSNNTSNKTTTEFEDLIANLKISAGNQQTAPAPAPPQPQTSQSDGPLSPQSFAMKGTLVLKEMLKIDGTGTGSPNAQETSNSSTGYQQNRRRSSKKLAANMNNPHGDATAAPPPPAAAANLSNAMLTSKVSELAYVCVGLGMAPPDFSFIGNRQNLVVCQVKLSNGLMVHGPQCQSENDAKEKAAFFALQRLNSVGSGFPLPPPIFPGVGQIRPPPIGAMPPVFNQQGGLMLPPQGFGPAPMWGMPLPPPHHPNQPFYTTAGTFPGAARPQAPATLPIGSHNQFIPLQVTKKRVSANKKNQDTREFYSAAHTVARNQSQRSQYQPFDQSQAQTEPDSSKVDLLLPHTANSGPASSSPGLADLASSTTTAAPHTPPRQNPPSTGHTPGSASKRKHRKLAVNFEAAKVSE; translated from the exons ATGGGAGTACCGAAGTTTTACCGATGGATTTCAGAGCGCTACCCGTGTCTGAGTGAAGTTGTGAAGGAACACCAG atTCCAGAGTTCGACAATCTCTATCTGGACATGAATGGTATCATCCATCAGTGTTCCCACCCCAACGACGAGGACGTCCACTTCCGCATTTCTGAGGAAAAGATTTTCGCTGACATCTTTCATTACCTGGAGGTTCTCTTCAGGATCATCAAGCCTCGCAAAGTCTTCTTCATGGCGGTGGATGGCGTGGCACCGAGGGCGAAGATGAACCAGCAGAGAGGGCGCAGATTCAG gTCCGCCAAAGAAGCAGAGGATAAGATCAAAAAAGCCCTGGAGAAAGGAGAGGTGCTACCCACAGAGGCTCGCTTCGACTCCAACTGTATCACTCCCG GTACTGACTTCATGGTGAGACTCCAGGACCAGCTCAAATATTTTGTTCACAACAAGGGCTCCACCGACAAACTGTGGCAGAACGTCAAAGTCTACCTGTCGGGTCATGAG ACTCCAGGAGAAGGAGAACATAAGATCATGGAGTTTATTCGCTCTGAGAATGCCAAGCCGGGTCACAACCCCAACACCCGACACTGCCTGTACGGGCTGGATGCTGACCTG ATAATGTTGGGTTTAACCAGCCACGAGCCAAACTTCTCCCTGCTCAGAGAGGAGGTACGCTTCGGGGGAAAGAAAAACCAAAAAAG gataACGGCTCCAGAGGAAACAACTTTCCACCTTCTTCACTTGTCTTTGATGAGGGAGTACATCGACTACGAGTTCTCTGGGCTCAGG AATCACCTCGGCAGTGATTATGACTTGGAGCGAATAATAGACGACTGGATTCTCATGGGCTTCCTGGTGGGGAATGATTTCATCCCTCACCTCCCTCATCTTCACATCAGTCATGACGCTCTGCCTCTGCTGTACAAGACCTACATCAGTGTCCTGCCCAGCCTGGGGG GTTACCTGAATGAGAACGGACATCTCAACCTCAGAAACTTTGAGAAATACCTGGAGAAGCTCGCTGAG TTCGACAGGGAACATTTCAGTGAAGTGTTCGTGGACTTGAAGTGGTTTGAGAGTAAAGTGGGTAACAAGTATCTGAACGAGGCCGCCGGATTGGCTGCAGAACAGGAAGCTGCCAGCAGAGACTCCAAGAAGGAG gATTCAGGGCTTAGTCTGTCAGATATGATCACGTCAGAAAAAGTTCCTGCAGCGGGGAAAGGATCAGCaggagaggacgaggaagaggaggacgacaTGTTTGAGACGGAGTTCAGACAGTACAAGCGCACCTACTACATGACCAAGATCGGCGTGGATGTTGTGTCTGA TGACTTTCTAGCCGCACAGGCCAAGTGCTACGTGGAAGGTATCCAGTGGATCCTTCACTACTATTACCACGGGGTGCAGTCCTGGAGCTG gtACTACCCCTACCACTATGCTCCCTTCCTGTCTGACATCAGGAATATATCGGAGTTAaagttgacctttgacctgggGAAACCCTTCATGCCTTTCCAGCAGCTGTTGGCGGTCCTTCCTGCTGCGAGCATGGAGCTGCTGCCTCAGGCTTACAGG CACCTCATGACCAGTGAAAGTTCCCCCATCATCGAGTATTACCCTGTCGACTTCAAAACAGACCTCAATGGAAAGCAGCAGGAGTGGGAGGCTGTGGTTCTCATCCCCTTCATAGATGAg CGGTGCTTACTAGCAGCCATGGAGCTCTGTAACCaccagctgaccaatcaggagaGGGCCAGGAACTGTCACACAGAGTGTGCAGTCTACTTCTATGACCAGGAGACAGACTTTACATATTCCTCCAGCGTGCCTCATCTGTTCCCCGACATCGTGCACTGCCAtgtcag GAAAGAAGACATCCCTATGGACGCCTGGCACGTACCTCTGAGCCACCGCAGCAGAGCCGTCGACCGCTCGGCTCTGTACTTCTGTGGTTTCCCAACTTTGCAGCACATCAAACACaag TTCTACAAAAAGAAGAGTGGGGTGGTCGTGtttcagcagagcagcagaggggaGAACATGATGCTGGAGATCCTCCACAGCAAGGACGACGCTGATCCT GTATGCGATGATGTTGCGGCGCAGGTCCTGGGGAAACCCGTGTTCGTCAACTGGCCGCATCTAGAGGAAGCTCGCATCGTTGCCGTGTCAGATGGAGAGGTCAA GTTTTGTCTGGATGAACCGCCAGGTGTCCAAAGAGTGTATGACAGACCGTCCACACCTCCTCCCACCAGAGTCACCTATCTGTCTGACAAGGAGCAGAAGGACTGGGTGAAGGATGTCCAAGGACTCACGGAACA TTTCTTGAAGAGGAAAGGCATCACGGTGAACGAGACGGCCGTTGTTTTGTACGGCCAGCTGCTGACAGGAAGGAAATACGTCCCGAAAGCCAGCGGGGTGGTGGAGCTGGAGAAACAGTGGGCCAAGCAGGTCCTCCCTTTCGCCTTCCAGACCATCGTtaag GACATCCAGGCCTTCTACTCGTCACTGACCTGCTTTAAGAGCTTGGACGAGCTCTTTCCTCCTTCCACCGCCGTCTTCATGGTGGGAAACCCTTACTACGGCGCCATGGGCGAG GTGCAAGACtccagtgatgtcatcaaagacGGTCGGGTGCGAGTTGTCTTCAATGTTCCTCATGAACCACAGCTGGAGACTCTGATCCAAAACCAGCAC aAATACTGTGTGAAGTACAGCCCGGGATACGTTCTGGCGTCTCGCCTCGGCATCACCAGCTACCTCGTCTCCCGCTTTTCAGGAAGTATCTTCATTGGCCGAGGCTCCAAGAAGAA tCCCTGTGGGGAGCAGAAAGCCAACGTTGGCCTGAACCTGAAGTTCAACAAGAAGAACGAGGAGGTTCCCGGGTACACGAAGAGAACTGAGAAGGAGTGGCTCTACTCTGCTGCTGTGGAGGACCTGCTGGCTGAATACCTGGACAG ATTTTCTGAGGTTTTCAACCTCGTATCCAGAAACAGTCACGATGATGTTTTCTATGAAGACGACATCTGGCCTGGATTGGAGCAGAACGG GGCAGAGAGGGTTGCTGAAATCGTGGCGTGGTTGAAAAGTCACCCGGTAAGCTCTGTCAGCAGGGCGTCCTGCGACCTGCAGGTACTGGACTCAGCCATCGTGGAGAAGATTGAGGAGGCCGTGGAGAAAATGAAG GTGAAGAAGAGCACCAAGAAAGTCCGTGTGACGGTCAAGCCTCATCTCCTCTTCAGG cccttggagcagcagcagggcgTGGTGCCAGACCCCGATGCAGATTACCGTATGTTTGACCGAGTCGTCAACATCAGGGAGAGCTTCAGCGTCCCACTTGGACTCAGAGGGACGGTCGTCGGCATtaaaggag CGGAGCGTGAAGCTGAGGTTCTCTATGAAGTGCTTTTTGATGAAGAATTTGCTGGAGGCCTTAACCTCAG GTGTACGTCACCACGTGGTTACCGCCTCCCTCCCTGTGCACTCATCAACCTTTCCCACGGAGCCCGAGGGGATCTCACCTCCCAAAAACTCACCGCCATCGTCAAACCTCAGCCCTCTGCAGCCGCAAACTTCAACTCACAGCGCCAGCTGGGCGGCTTGAACCACTCTCCTCGTTCACCCTTCATCCCGACACAG CATAACAACAAACAGGGCGTGGGGAAGGCAGCTGTCCATGGCAACAGGAACTCTCCCCCTAAAGGTTTCCCCCAGAAACAGGGAAAG AGTAAAGAGGAGTACAGTAACGTGTGGCAGTCTCTGCAGAGCTCTGGTCCTCCTCAAAAACCTCCAGCCCACTGGCAAAATAAT gccCCAGTAGGTGGCATCCGACTGTTAAAGAAAGACGAAGACATCAACTCCCTTTTTCCCTCAAATAACACATCCaacaag ACGACGACAGAGTTCGAGGACCTGATAGCCAACCTGAAGATCTCCGCTGGTAACCAGCAGACTGCACccgctccagctcctcctcaaCCACAGACCAGCCAATCAGATGGCCCGTTGTCTCCACAGTCCTTCGCCATG AAGGGAACTCTGGTACTGAAGGAGATGCTGAAGATCGACGGCACAGGAACAGGAAGTCCTAATGCCCAGGAGACGTCTAACTCCTCCACCGGGTATCAGCAGAACAGGAGAAGATCATCCAAGAAACTAG CTGCGAATATGAACAACCCACATGGTGATGCAAcggctgctcctcctcctcctgctgctgctgctaaccTCTCCAACGCCATGCTGACCAGTAAGGTGTCAGAGCTGGCGTATGTGTGTGTCGGGTTAGGAATGGCCCCACCTGACTTCAGCTTCATAGGAAACAGACAG AATCTGGTCGTGTGTCAGGTGAAGCTGTCCAACGGGCTGATGGTCCACGGCCCACAGTGCCAATCAGAGAATGATGCCAAGGAGAAAGCGGCCTTCTTTGCCCTCCAAAGACTG AACTCAGTGGGATCGGGCTTCCCCCTCCCGCCTCCTATATTCCCAGGAGTGGGTCAGATACGACCCCCACCCATCGGAGCCATGCCCCCCGTTTTCAACCAACAAG GTGGTTTGATGTTACCTCCTCAGGGTTTCGGCCCAGCCCCTATGTGGGGGATGCCGCTGCCTCCTCCCCATCACCCGAACCAGCCGTTCTACACCACAGCAGGAACCTTCCCTGGTGCGGCTCGCCCGCAGGCTCCAGCCACACTGCCCATCGGCTCCCACAACCAGTTCATACCGTTACAG GTGACGAAGAAAAGAGTCTCGGCAAACAAGAAGAACCAGGACACTCGAGAGTTTTACAGCGCCGCCCACACCGTGGCCAGAAACCAATCACAGAGATCCCAATATCAGCCCTTCGACCAATCACAGGCTCAGACTGAACCGGACAGCAGTAAAGTCGACCTACTACTGCCACACACCGCCAACAGCGGCCCCGCCTCGTCCAGTCCCGGTCTCGCAGACTTGGCTTCCTCGACAACTACAGCAGCCCCACACACGCCCCCTCGACAAAACCCGCCATCAACAGGCCACACCCCTGGCTCCGCCTCCAAGAGGAAGCACAGAAAACTGGCAGTAAACTTTGAGGCGGCGAAAGTCTCAGAGTAA